The nucleotide sequence AGCGGGTGATGGCGATCCTTAAAAGCCTGCTCCAGGTACAAACGTATGGAGGTCACATCTTGCTCGGTAAGCACCAAAGCCATTCCAAAACTGGGTACCTGGTCCAGCACTGCACTCGTTGTAGACGTTGTTGATGTTATCGAGCAATCGATGTTGTTCATGTGCTTCGAAatgctgttattgttgttgtgacTTAGTTTCGAAAAGCTTTCATTGAACGTGCTGGATTCATCGCCGTTGACAGTGCTGTTCATGAGGCTTTGGTCCAATTGGAAACTAGCCAGACTACTGTTGTCCAAGTCACGAGATGTATTGTGGCCCATAGAGATTAAGCTATCCGCTCTCTGCAATCCGCCTGGCTTGCTGTTCAGTGCCTCTTGGGATTGGATTCGTCGCGGTGGAAATCCCAAGAAGTCCAGCGCCGATGCAGCCTCCGTTTGCAGCTTGCTCAGTGcgctggtggtggtgcgggCCTTTGCCAGTGGGGATGATGTTTTTTGCGGCAGCGGCAGACTGAGCAGGATGTTGTTAAAGTAGTTGCCAGGCTTTGTTCCTTCCCGAGCCCGCTGTTTGCTCATGTACACCGCTATGCAGTTCCAGATTTGGGCCGTGCTCAAAGTGGGTTTCGAGGATTTTCTGAGGGTGCCAGCTGATTGATTGCCTCCAGAGCTGCTAGTGCTTGCCGTGCAATTGGCAAGGTCCGATTCAAAGTTGTTAAACAATGATCGCCACTTGCGATTGTGATCTACCACTTGGCGCCCAAGGGAGCTGCAGTAAAGccattatattattttttcattgaAGTACGTTTGTGGGTTCTTATTGACTCACCTGGGGTACTTAGGAAAGCGCCGATTTAGTACCAGTTCACCGGCCTGTATCCGCACCGTGTCCCAAGTACCACTAAGCTGTCCAAACATTTTGTTCCCAATAAGCTCGCAAGTGTCGTCGAACTCCCCGGTCCCCATGGCACCGCTTCCTCCACAGGCATCTCCACTGGGCATGTAGTATTCCCCCCGTCCGTTTGGGCCGAGGAGCGTGAGTTCGCCCTCGTAGTAATAGTCGTTCTCGAAGACAGCAACCCCACTGCCTGTGAGATCGTCTCCGGAGAAGCTGCCCTCGAAGTAGTCGCCGCGGTTGGTGATGCAGCTGCCGATTCCAGATCGCTTGTTATCCGCAAACATGCCCATGTACTTGTCCCCGCTAACCAGATCCTCTATCACTCCGTATCCACTGCGTGCATTGGCCTGGTACTCGCCCACGTAGATGTATCGGTTGTTCCGCATCACTCCATGGCCGTGAAACAGGCCCTCGCAAAAATTTCCTTCGTAGACTTCGCTCTCGGGGGAATCCTTACAGTGCATTTCGTAAACACCGTGGCCGTGGAACCGGCCACCTTTAAAGTTACCTACATACAGCCCCGTTGTCGGAATCACCATTTTGCCGAAACCTTAGGAATAACGTTCTTTTAATGCTTTTTTCTATCTCTAAACTATCGTTTTGGATGATCATCGATAATTTACATAGGAGCTATATAACTAAATAACACCCAGGTCAATTATAACTCACCTTCAATGATCCCGTGTTGCAGCTCTCCGCAGTATACACTTCCGTCTGGATACTCAAGGTAGCAATTTCCGTGGAGAACGCCCTTTCTCCAGGTACCGCACGCTTTCACCCTGGAGAACTTTGGGTGTTCCCGACTAAACTCGTACCCCGTGGAGCGATAGCTGGGCACAGGACTTCCGAGAGGTTTGCCCAAGGACGCTATAATGCTCGATTGCAACTGGTCCAGCCACACCTTGCGCATCTCCTGCGAACGGGTGCTTACCAGAAAGGATTTTTCCGGCGTGGTCAAGCGCAGGCTGTCGCCTTCGGTCCACACCCACAGGGTAGTTAAGGGATACGAGTACAGCGAGTTGCCGCTTACCTGGCAGAGGAAGTCCGAAAAGAGAATGAAACTGTTGCTTGACCTGCTGATACCAGAAGTGACTAGTTTCAATGGAACCAAAGCCGACGTCAAAATAACCCTTCTGTGACGTCCTCTGAACTGCACAATCCTCGGGTTTCTATCGTTGCTGCTCCAGAAATCCTTGGTATTCACGGCGAGCTCCTGGCTGATGCAGCTGTGCCGCGCGAACTCCGACCAGGCCACCCTATGCTCTCCGTACTCAGATTGCGTCCTCACCAGCAGCTCCATAAACTGGACAAACAGCTGGTAGATACTGAAGGGTTGCTGGAACAACCGAGTGACGTAGCTCTCCTCGTTGAGCTCGGCCAGCGGGCTGCTGAGTCCAGTAATGGCGACCACCGCCTCTCCAAATCCATTGACCGAGAACACATCGCAATAGGCCTTTGTGTAGCCGTCAAACAGATCGATGTACTCTTTGTAATGACAGATAAACAACAGGTCGGCAGGCTGCACAAAGTCCGCTCGGTAGAATCCCTCTAGCGAATGCAAAGTGGCCACTAGCAGGCACAGTATTCTCTCCCAGTTGATCAGCAAGGGACCGAGGGCGCTGAGCGGCTCCAGTGCCGACTGTCTTTGCCAGATTTCGAGTGTTTGGACTGCCTGTCGATGCTTGAGAAGCAGTTGTAACTGTGACTGCAGATGACTCAGATAGTAGTGATACTGCCGCTGGAACTGCCTTTGGTTTTGAAGTGTGTATCCGCCAGAACACATAAGCAAACGTAGTTGTCTGGGCCACGCTGCTCCCAACTGAAGCTGGAGAAGCGTCTGCGCGTATGTGCTGGACTGCTGCAGATGTCGCATTGGAGGCGCAGGTTGAAGGGAATGTATTTGACCCGAGGCATTGAGCAGTAGTGTATGGTAGTCGCCGCAAGTCGCCTCAAGCGCCGAGTTTTGTTCTATGGGTAGTGCTGCCGTGTTTTCCGTAATTGTGATCTCCATGGGCGAGCTGACATCTTCACCCAACTGAGAGTGGTTGTTCAGGCCCCAGTGGTAGAGCCTTCCGTCCAGAGTGCGGGCCACCGTGTGCTCTAATCCAGCTGCAATGCTGCACACGCCCATGCTGTCTAGTTTCTGCAAGCGCATCACATTGGCCCTCCGGATATGATCCCCACTGCCCAGGAGACCATTATTGGAGGCTCCGAATGTGAAAAGTTGGGTGTGGAGCAGAGCGTATCCTTGGTGAAGAAGGTGCCTTGTGTTAGCCGCAACGCTGCGCTCCGAGTGGCCACTGCTTATGGATTTTACAGAGGCCCGTTCATCCTCGGGTTCTTCCTTCGCACTGGCCACCGACAGCTGGAGTGCATCGTCGGCCAGGTTGTAGGGAGCTACTAACATCACAAAGTGCTCGTTTCCGGCTGCTAAGTCCAACAGTTCCTTGCCCTCTTCGTAAAGGCGCATGTGCCGAGGCTGTTGTTCTGCCTTGAAGACTTCGCCGCAGCTGCCCATGACATAGGTCTCCCCACTAGCGCCGACGAAGACAACGCCCTGGGCGGAGCAGCAAACCCGTCGGATGCGTACGCCCTCAGCATGCAATTCGAGAGGGTCGAAACCGAGGGTTTGCCACGCATGTGGATGACCCACATCCCGGCCAGATCCCGTGGCTTGGCGCTGCACAGAGCCATTGGTGAGGACTACGAATAGTTCCTGACTGCCGGAGCAGAAGTCCATATCCACAACATCGGTACGCAGGAGTTGAAGATCCATGTGTTCGCGGTTGGCCTGCAGCTTGGCGGAGTAGAGGGCGTGGTCAGTGGTCAGAAGGAGCAGTTCCCCGCCGGCATTGCTGCAAATCCGggatgcgggaaaccgctgcagGGGCGGCAATCCGCGCCAGTGAAGCTGTAGCTCCCTGCCTTCATGATAGATGGTGAAGGACTCCCGCTCCTCCTGACCCCCAAGTGCCGAGTCATCCGCTGCACTGGCCATGATGTGCAAATTTTTGTTGGGGTTTTGGACAGGGCCAAAGCTTTGTAACACGACGCAATTGCTCGATTTGTCTGCAGGTCGTTCTCACATCGTGCACGTGCTCCGGTCCACGCTAGGCACTACTGGCACCAACGAACATCATATAACTTGATTCGGAATGCAACTCTAGCTGCCACGATAAAATAAATTCTGTTTTCACTTGTTCTTAACTGGCTAATAAGAATTCATGTTTTTGTGATGGTTTTTTGGATTAGTGTGACCAGCGCTATCGAGTCCCAATGAGAATTTATTAAGTAAGGGTGTTCGGGTAAAAGTGACGTTCTAAAATTGGGCTTATCACTATTTATTTGGTCCAtgcaaattgttgttttataaCCAATTTTGAAAACACACATAATACCTTATACGTAAACTCAATATTGTAGTTAGCTAGAACtcttatataaatttaaataactcCTTAGTTGCATTCGCCATAATCATGGAACCAGTCAACACAAAAAAgttattttggtatttttttgCGATACatcaatttgttttaatatggTCATATTGTTTTTGCCATCAGCTGTTCGACTCAAAAGTTTTTgcatgttttgtttatttcgctTAAAATGTAGTTTTATCGTTAATTAGGAAAAGTTACCCacggtaaaaaaaaacaaccgtCAACAATTGTTCAGAAACATCAACTAGTACGACTCAGTGGACACCTCCGTGTGGTACTGCTGGTTTGCATACGCCCACAAAAGTTGTTTTAAGCCACAAACTCACCCTcctaaaataaaattttttcagCTCGGTTATGGATTTGGACTGCGAGGGCGCTACAGCTTTGGCTGACGACTCAGGGCACTTTAGCTGCACTAGCGATGATGGAGTAGGAGATCCTGCTCAGAAACCGGCGCCGCAGCCTGAACCGGACCAATCGATTTTTCT is from Drosophila melanogaster chromosome 3L and encodes:
- the Als2 gene encoding amyotrophic lateral sclerosis 2: MASAADDSALGGQEERESFTIYHEGRELQLHWRGLPPLQRFPASRICSNAGGELLLLTTDHALYSAKLQANREHMDLQLLRTDVVDMDFCSGSQELFVVLTNGSVQRQATGSGRDVGHPHAWQTLGFDPLELHAEGVRIRRVCCSAQGVVFVGASGETYVMGSCGEVFKAEQQPRHMRLYEEGKELLDLAAGNEHFVMLVAPYNLADDALQLSVASAKEEPEDERASVKSISSGHSERSVAANTRHLLHQGYALLHTQLFTFGASNNGLLGSGDHIRRANVMRLQKLDSMGVCSIAAGLEHTVARTLDGRLYHWGLNNHSQLGEDVSSPMEITITENTAALPIEQNSALEATCGDYHTLLLNASGQIHSLQPAPPMRHLQQSSTYAQTLLQLQLGAAWPRQLRLLMCSGGYTLQNQRQFQRQYHYYLSHLQSQLQLLLKHRQAVQTLEIWQRQSALEPLSALGPLLINWERILCLLVATLHSLEGFYRADFVQPADLLFICHYKEYIDLFDGYTKAYCDVFSVNGFGEAVVAITGLSSPLAELNEESYVTRLFQQPFSIYQLFVQFMELLVRTQSEYGEHRVAWSEFARHSCISQELAVNTKDFWSSNDRNPRIVQFRGRHRRVILTSALVPLKLVTSGISRSSNSFILFSDFLCQVSGNSLYSYPLTTLWVWTEGDSLRLTTPEKSFLVSTRSQEMRKVWLDQLQSSIIASLGKPLGSPVPSYRSTGYEFSREHPKFSRVKACGTWRKGVLHGNCYLEYPDGSVYCGELQHGIIEGFGKMVIPTTGLYVGNFKGGRFHGHGVYEMHCKDSPESEVYEGNFCEGLFHGHGVMRNNRYIYVGEYQANARSGYGVIEDLVSGDKYMGMFADNKRSGIGSCITNRGDYFEGSFSGDDLTGSGVAVFENDYYYEGELTLLGPNGRGEYYMPSGDACGGSGAMGTGEFDDTCELIGNKMFGQLSGTWDTVRIQAGELVLNRRFPKYPSSLGRQVVDHNRKWRSLFNNFESDLANCTASTSSSGGNQSAGTLRKSSKPTLSTAQIWNCIAVYMSKQRAREGTKPGNYFNNILLSLPLPQKTSSPLAKARTTTSALSKLQTEAASALDFLGFPPRRIQSQEALNSKPGGLQRADSLISMGHNTSRDLDNSSLASFQLDQSLMNSTVNGDESSTFNESFSKLSHNNNNSISKHMNNIDCSITSTTSTTSAVLDQVPSFGMALVLTEQDVTSIRLYLEQAFKDRHHPLYVLNERIANCFHYSYGYWKVKPTPILAKQAMREWESISRRIYRFVRKMFPALPEELCQMEGSREVISHITLLYPLVLSEGIYSTLFVLYANKYSRKDEMYRQNLNLAEKLKDQELVELMGHESFLHNVMLDPKFVESVQTLKELQEKFSPQDMLTVIQRSTQLLTEAYEHAMAANAAQLNADNMIPLTMLTMLRAAVPHLGAELALLDDLTGGPNFQAEMNGMAGYCYTTLKAAYEHVTSRALQKIP